From the Lepidochelys kempii isolate rLepKem1 chromosome 2, rLepKem1.hap2, whole genome shotgun sequence genome, one window contains:
- the CRH gene encoding corticoliberin, with protein MKLQLLVSTGILLVALLPRHECRALRGSPPAAASAPLPPDALPPPPSLPVLLRMGEEYFLRLGSLHRSPAASSFAPSSSSSSSRLPAGARATNFFRAAGQPPPPPLPERSPEPAAGPGEGEAESLPREAMARGKRSEEPPISLDLTFHLLREVLEMARAEQLAQQAHSNRKLMEIIGK; from the coding sequence ATGAAGCTCCAGCTGTTGGTCTCCACAGGGATCCTGCTGGTTGCTCTCCTGCCCCGCCATGAGTGCAGAGCCCTCCGCGGGagcccccccgccgccgccagCGCGCCGCTGCCGCCGGATGCCCTCCCGCCGCCGCCGAGCCTGCCCGTGCTGCTCCGCATGGGAGAAGAGTATTTCCTGCGGCTGGGCAGCCTCCACCGGAGCCCCGCCGCCTCCTCCTtcgcccccagcagcagcagcagcagcagccgcctccCGGCGGGCGCCCGGGCCACCAACTTTTTCCGAGCCGCGGGGcagcccccgccgccgccgctccccgAGCGCTCGCCCGAGCCTGCGGCGggccccggggagggggaagccGAGAGCCTGCCCCGGGAGGCGATGGCGAGGGGGAAGCGATCCGAGGAGCCCCCGATCTCCCTGGATCTGACTTTCCACCTCCTCCGAGAAGTCTTGGAAATGGCCAGAGCCGAACAGTTAGCCCAGCAGGCTCACAGCAACAGGAAACTGATGGAGATCATCGGGAAATGA